The window tatattttcataactGTACAGGTTTGTTTTCCACGCTGTTAATCACAATTGAATGcagttaatatataatttacagATTGATTATTAGAATAGCCTTGATaacttttttctaatttgtaaaTTAACATGTTCTTGATATAGATGTCCAAGAAAATTGAACAAACTGGACGGGACAGACTTCTATGATTCATCTTCAACACTGTGATATCCTTTACTGAACTGTGACATAGGTTGAACAGTCACTGCTTCTGCAGCTTTCTTGTGTAAATTCCCATTGGATTCTTACAATGCTAACAAGGAGTAGTAGGCCAATGCTATCGGCATGGAAATGAGCATGCCAAATATTACCCTGCAACCAAAACAAACATATAATACTTTCAGGAAAAGGAGTTGAGGGAAGGATGTTGGATAATGTAGGAAAGCCCTCCTGTTACCCTGTGCTCAATGTATCCGGATGAACGTTGTACTCTTTTGCAAAGACGAATGGAACGATCCCTTGAGGAAGAGCTGCCTGGATTACAAAACACATTGTTTAACATTCTattataataattgataaaatgaaacaaatctATGCACCTGCACCATTGCCACTTTGAGCACTGTTCCCTTTAGTCCAACAGCAATGGAAGCGACTGCCATTAGAGCAGGCCCTACGATGAACTTCATTGCCATGGCTACCATTGCCATTCGGATTCCACATGCTATTATGCTGGGCCGCGATGCCATAAATAGACCTGTTGAGCATTTGGATGGAATGAGTAGAAATTCCCTCTTATGAGTTCTAGTAACAAGAGGTTATTGATAATTTATAGTCATACCTAAGCTGAACATTGCCATACCAAGCCCTCCTGTTGACAATATCCTCACGGATTTATCAACAATGTCCGGCAAGTTCACTCCCCACCTAAAACAGAGAAAAGTAACATCAATAGTAATAAGAGCAAGCTCTCTCAAGTATAGTCTCATTGTAATATTATCAAGAATTGATTTTGCAGATGTACCGAGAGTGTATGCTTGCCCAGATAAGAGCCACCAAGGTAGCGTAAAAGTTTGGATTGCTCATTAGCTTCCTCCCCACCGTCAAAAGAATGACCATGGCTTTGACTTTCCTTGTTCTTCTTTGCACTCCCTCATCTTCTTTGTGTTGTGCTTCTTGAAGAGCCTCTAGATCCCCTTAACATAGAAATAAAAACCATATGTGCTGGAgaacattaaaatatatctagaaacaaaaaaacacagtcACATCATGTAAGTATGAATATGAATCAGACAGCTTGTTAATTACTGCTATACTTACTAGTCAATAAACATGCAGTGCCTTA of the Populus nigra chromosome 7, ddPopNigr1.1, whole genome shotgun sequence genome contains:
- the LOC133698209 gene encoding probable auxin efflux carrier component 8, producing MISAADVYHVVTATVPLYFAMILAYISVKWWKLFTPDQCAGINKFVAKFSIPLLSFQVISGINPYKMNLKLIFADFLQKLLALSVLTALAKISSRGRLNWIITGLSLSTLPNTLILGIPLLRAMYGAEAEPLLSQIVGLQSLIWYNLLLFLFELNATKEATVAPSSESTGDLEALQEAQHKEDEGVQRRTRKVKAMVILLTVGRKLMSNPNFYATLVALIWASIHSRWGVNLPDIVDKSVRILSTGGLGMAMFSLGLFMASRPSIIACGIRMAMVAMAMKFIVGPALMAVASIAVGLKGTVLKVAMVQAALPQGIVPFVFAKEYNVHPDTLSTGVIFGMLISMPIALAYYSLLAL